One region of Salvia miltiorrhiza cultivar Shanhuang (shh) chromosome 3, IMPLAD_Smil_shh, whole genome shotgun sequence genomic DNA includes:
- the LOC131014437 gene encoding uncharacterized protein LOC131014437: MSNASTSTEDAAAKAASKRYEGLVAVRSKAVQGKGAWYWAHLEPILIRENETKSPKAVKLKCTLCDAAFSASNPSRTATEHLKKGTCPNFSSMLNPLTQLPPLASPSSRKNNRKRCLQSQQSNDASLDVCPLNMVDPSRFLSNEVSFLPAQAPPPLCLKPLLLSGGREDYGPLARLESSVKKLKSPSGSPISALSKNQVKKAFDVLADWFYESCGVVSLSSLEHPKFRAFLNQVGFPASLKMEFLSSRLESKFEGARMESEARISDAAFFQVACDGWKARSCGVGSQRLVKFTVNLPNRTTVFQKAMCVDGAAVPSQYAEEVLWETIQGICGDNVQRCAGIISDKYKAKALRNLELQNHWMINLSCQVQGFFSLIKDLYRELPLFKTVSDNCIKIASLINSTPHIRNSFHKFRLQGLDIAGFVRVPPPKCDIAKIWSPFIAMLDDLLSCSRILNLIVSDDSCKVGLLDVSGGEVAELIQDVGFWRHVEASHSLVKTIVAMAEDIEAERPSVGQCLPLWEELRTKIKDWCSKYGIAEGPVEKILERRFRKVYHPAWSAAFILDPLYLVRDASGKYLPPFKCLTHEQEKDVDKLVTRLVSRDEAHIALMELMKWRSEGLDPLYAQAVQVRQQDPVTGKLKIANPQGSRLVWETCLKDLKILGKVAVRLLFLHATSCGIKHDSSFTRWFCGQGNSSSGLERAQKLVFVAAHAKLERQDYSSAEEKDAELFGSIYGEDDMLNEVLADTPSA, encoded by the coding sequence ATGTCTAATGCTTCAACCTCAACCGAAGACgcggcggcgaaggcggcgagCAAGCGCTATGAAGGTCTGGTGGCGGTCCGTAGCAAGGCGGTGCAAGGGAAAGGAGCTTGGTACTGGGCTCATCTCGAGCCAATTTTGATCAGGGAAAATGAAACGAAATCGCCCAAAGCCGTGAAGCTGAAATGCACTCTCTGCGATGCCGCCTTCTCTGCATCAAACCCATCAAGAACTGCTACTGAACACCTCAAGAAAGGGACTTGTCCTAATTTCAGCTCAATGTTGAATCCCCTCACGCAGCTTCCGCCTTTGGCGTCGCCTTCTTCGCGAAAGAATAATCGCAAGCGATGTTTGCAGTCTCAGCAATCTAATGATGCTTCTTTAGATGTATGCCCGCTTAACATGGTTGATCCCTCTCGTTTCCTAAGCAACGAGGTAAGCTTTCTGCCTGCTCAGGCTCCGCCGCCTCTGTGTCTGAAGCCGCTCCTCTTGTCTGGTGGGAGAGAGGATTACGGGCCGTTGGCGCGGCTCGAGAGTAGCGTGAAGAAGCTCAAGAGCCCCAGCGGTTCGCCTATTTCGGCCTTGAGCAAGAATCAAGTCAAGAAAGCGTTTGATGTTTTGGCAGACTGGTTTTACGAGTCATGTGGGGTGGTGTCCTTGTCAAGTCTTGAACATCCCAAGTTCAGGGCTTTTCTCAACCAGGTGGGGTTTCCTGCATCCTTGAAAATGGAGTTCCTGAGCTCGAGGCTCGAATCCAAGTTTGAAGGAGCTAGGATGGAGTCTGAAGCTAGGATTTCAGATGCAGCATTCTTTCAGGTTGCTTGTGATGGGTGGAAGGCTAGAAGCTGTGGTGTTGGGAGTCAGCGTTTGGTTAAGTTCACGGTCAACCTTCCCAACAGGACGACGGTGTTCCAAAAGGCGATGTGTGTTGATGGTGCTGCCGTGCCATCACAGTATGCGGAGGAAGTTTTGTGGGAGACTATCCAAGGGATATGTGGTGACAATGTGCAGAGATGTGCTGGGATCATTTCAGATAAGTATAAAGCTAAAGCACTGAGAAATTTAGAACTCCAGAATCATTGGATGATCAATCTATCTTGTCAGGTTCAAGGATTCTTTAGTTTAATAAAGGACTTGTATAGAGAACTTCCATTGTTTAAGACTGTAAGTGataattgtataaaaattgCTAGCTTGATCAATTCCACCCCACATATTAGGAATAGTTTCCACAAGTTTAGGCTGCAAGGGCTTGACATTGCCGGGTTTGTTAGAGTACCTCCTCCTAAATGTGATATAGCTAAGATTTGGTCTCCTTTTATTGCAATGTTGGATGATTTATTGAGCTGCTCCAGAATTCTAAACCTAATTGTATCCGATGATTCATGTAAAGTTGGCTTATTGGATGTTTCTGGTGGGGAGGTTGCAGAACTGATTCAGGATGTTGGATTCTGGAGACATGTTGAGGCTTCCCATTCACTAGTAAAAACGATCGTGGCGATGGCTGAAGATATTGAGGCTGAGAGGCCATCAGTTGGGCAGTGTCTCCCTCTTTGGGAGGAACTGAGGACTAAAATAAAGGACTGGTGCAGTAAGTATGGCATTGCTGAAGGACCGGTAGAAAAGATACTTGAAAGGCGATTCAGGAAGGTGTATCATCCTGCATGGTCAGCTGCATTTATTCTTGATCCTCTGTATTTGGTCAGAGATGCTAGTGGGAAGTACCTTCCGCCTTTTAAGTGCTTGACACACGAACAAGAGAAGGACGTTGACAAGCTTGTGACGCGGCTGGTTTCAAGGGATGAAGCACATATTGCTTTAATGGAACTAATGAAGTGGAGATCAGAAGGCCTGGACCCGCTGTATGCTCAGGCAGTTCAGGTAAGACAGCAAGATCCCGTGACGGGGAAACTGAAAATTGCCAATCCCCAGGGCAGTAGGCTTGTGTGGGAGACTTGCCTCAAAGACCTCAAGATATTGGGTAAAGTTGCAGTCAGGCTTCTTTTCCTTCATGCTACCTCATGTGGAATCAAACATGATTCGTCATTCACAAGATGGTTTTGTGGACAAGGAAATTCAAGTTCGGGTTTGGAGAGGGCTCAGAAGCTAGTTTTTGTCGCAGCTCATGCAAAGCTTGAGAGACAGGACTACTCCAGTGCTGAAGAAAAGGATGCAGAACTTTTTGGCTCCATATATGGTGAGGATGACATGCTGAACGAGGTGCTAGCAGATACGCCATCTGCCTAG